In Leishmania infantum JPCM5 genome chromosome 33, a genomic segment contains:
- a CDS encoding putative isocitrate dehydrogenase — protein sequence MAESIAFAKGALVVPSCPIIPYIEGDGIGKEITEVAHRVFDAAVAKEYGTTRKISWLEVLAGEKAFEQKGTWLPEETIEAFDKHRIGMKGPLTTPVGEGIRSLNVVLRHRLDLFVCQRPVRWFTGVGSPIRHPEWVDMVVFRENTEDIYSGIEWDQGTPEAAKFADFLKKEMGVTTVRFPETSAYGVKPVSLEGSERLVRAAVQYAIDHHLPSVTLVHKGNIMKFTEGGFKKWGYALAEREFPGAIFTMTQYDAIKEKSGKEAAETALREAMDSGKVVIKDCICDAFLQNTILRPLDYSVIATMNLNGDYVSDQLAALVGGIGIAPGANINYVTGHAIFEATHGTAPDIAGQGKANPSSLILSGAMMFDYMGWSEVSARIINALEMVFQANMATVDLARQMAGARALSTAEFGEAIIKKINGDEV from the coding sequence ATGGCGGAATCCATCGCTTTCGCGAAGGgggcgctggtggtgccAAGTTGCCCCATTATCCCCTACATTGAGGGGGACGGCATTGGCAAGGAGATCACGGAGGTGGCACACCGCGTCTTTgatgcggcggtggcgaaggagtACGGCACCACCCGGAAGATTTCGTGGTTAGAGGTGCTCGCAGGGGAGAAAGCGTTTGAGCAGAAGGGCACCTGGCTGCCGGAGGAGACCATCGAAGCATTCGACAAGCACCGCATTGGCATGAAGGGCCCGCTGACGACCCCTGTTGGTGAGGGGATACGCTCGCTCAACGTGGTGCTGCGTCATCGGCTGGACTTGTTCGTGTGCCAGCGCCCCGTGCGATGGTTCACCGGCGTCGGATCGCCGATCCGTCACCCGGAGTGGGTGGACATGGTTGTGTTCCGCGAGAACACGGAGGACATATACTCTGGCATCGAGTGGGACCAGGGCACTCCCGAGGCTGCCAAATTTGCAGACTTTCTGAAGAAGGAGATGGGCGTGACGACGGTGCGCTTCCCTGAGACGAGCGCGTACGGTGTGAAGCCGGTTTCGCTAGAGGGAAGCGAGCGGCTGgtgcgtgcagcggtgcagtACGCTATCGATCACCATCTTCCGTCTGTCACGTTGGTGCACAAAGGCAACATCATGAAGTTCACAGAGGGTGGCTTCAAGAAGTGGGGCTACGCCTTGGCCGAGCGTGAGTTCCCCGGGGCCATCTTTACAATGACGCAGTACGACGCCATCAAGGAGAAAAGCGGCAAGGAGGCGGCtgagacggcgctgcgcgaggcgatGGACAGCGGCAAAGTAGTTATCAAGGATTGCATCTGCGACGCCTTTCTGCAAAACACAATTCTCCGCCCATTAGACTATAGCGTGATTGCAACCATGAACCTGAACGGCGATTACGTGTCTGATCAGCTGGCCGCGCTTGTCGGTGGCATCGGCATCGCGCCAGGCGCGAACATCAACTATGTGACCGGCCACGCTATTTTCGAGGCAACGCATGGGACGGCGCCGGATATTGCTGGACAAGGTAAAGCGAACCCGTCCTCGCTCATCCTGTCTGGGGCTATGATGTTCGACTACATGGGCTGGTCCGAGGTGTCGGCGCGCATCATCAATGCGCTTGAGATGGTCTTTCAGGCAAACATGGCAACCGTCGATCTTGCGCGGCAGATGGCCGGCGCCAGGGCACTCTCGACAGCAGAATTTGGGGAGGCGATCATCAAGAAGATCAACGGCGACGAGGTGTag